The genomic interval tgttGGCACAGAGTGAAAGTCAGCctctgcatttctttttctttgaaacaATACATCACGGCCAACATTCTCATTGTGTTCTTTCGGTTGTTATTTTCATCTGTGTGAAAGTATTGCTTTAGTTTATTTAGAGATGTTTGGGTAATTTTatcaaaatgacacattttctccATTAAAACACCTTTTACTATTGCACAAAAGTACTGTTTCTAATGGTCATTTATTGTGATTCTTTGCACTGGAAGAGACCAAAAGGCATGAAGGGAAAGAAGACCTGGACACTAACCTTTCAGAGATCCAGTCGGAGGTCTTGACAAAACTGCAGACTTTTCAGCTGCTTGATCAGCTGACTCCTCATCTTCACTGTGATGTTGGACAGACGAGATCTCCTCCAAACCGTCTTCTTCATGCTGCTGGTCTGAAGACTGTTCAAGCAGCTAAAACACACCAAGAGAtgatgataccagaattttagaCATTATTATGATGTAAGTAAGAGTAAgagttatattttaaaaaattgcagGGCCAACTCCAAATAACAAATGTGTTGTCAACAGTTTGGTATGAAAACTTTGCAAATGTAGTTGTACAATAAAGACAGTGTATAGGAGTTATGTTGCAATTTTTGGTGGATTCAATCCTCTCCTAAGCACACGTCATATGATACAGACACTTTCAATACAactgtttgttaaaataaagcagaataTGCAAAAATGTGGCATAGAAGTATTGAACATTTAGACAACCTTTTCATATAATATAGAGTTTTTAAGTTAATACATATACATAACATAACCATATAACAGTTATTATTGTATTAAAGAATGAAGGTGGAAGCATacccttttcttcctctctctttgtgtcctaaAAGTGCGTTTCAGAGTCTCTCCTGGATCTTCTTCACTGGTTTGAGGTTCCTAGTGTGACACAGGCATACACTGTTAAACAGCAAGCAACATCCAGGCAGCAAATGCGCAGAGGCGCTGCTcatcaacaggcaaggcaggcaactgcttggggccccagaccagtaagggggcccctgagggttcacaaacttaaaccaaagcagtggccaaAATTTCAGtataggaaacctccctaagggggccccatctgacagcactcactcttgtgagttgcatgcattattgcagtgaaaaacaaagtttgtcaataaaataaagaaagaaaattgaagaggaattatccgtctataggagagaaaaaagaggaagaggagtaagcgtcgtCTGGCAGACATAATCGTGATGAACGCTGGGTGGCCCCtcgatttttgcctagggccccaccAGACTCTAGCATCACCACTGCAAATGTGCACTCTACCTTTATTCACACTATTTTGCACAGCTGGAAAGGGGCTATAGTTTGATAAGAGAAGAGAGCAGAATGTTGGTGTTGAGCAgccagcaaaacacacacacacacacacacacacacacacacacacacacacacacacacacacacacacacacacacacacacacacacacacaggagggaaACTACAGCCTGTAGGCTAagctacaaaacacacacaccaaccttTATTGTAGTTTGTAGTTTTCCCTTACTCATTTTGGTAGACGGAACCAGAGCCTGTCGAGTATAATGACATTACTAAGGAGTTAGCAGCTCTTGTtcctgtgtgttcctgtgtgtttctgactgtgagtgtgtgtacagtgaagctaacactcctcccagtcatgtTGAGTCTTGTCAAAGCAGGGCTCTCTCAGGGGCTGATGCCagtccaaacaaacaacacagacatctttgataaaaagccattttcgtttcaccattgcactgttttagataaacataatttactaaaatgttcataattttgttcattttaaaaatgcatgttttatatataaaattttgcacggacttgctcctcctcctttgaaggactttatgaagctgaagtctgccagtgggatcggcaccaggggccacagcccgaggagactgtgaggtcccacacagacgcactacattcaaactgttctgtcagtcaaaggaactaaatattacttacaataagagactcacaaacatatacaaccttcaaaacacacctcaaacagtggataaaagaaaaccaagtctgtgaccacctttaacctttaacctctattattgtcttgtgtcacttgtgcctttgtattttatttgtaatttgtctttctctgttacctgcctagggacaacagatggaaactagcacttctgctataatctgacatttttacagctgtaattgttacagttcattaatatgcactgtccctaacaaataaataaataaacaacacaagtATTTATCTGTAATAGCATTGTTTTATAGATTCACCTGAACATCATCCTCGTCTCTGTTCTTCAGAGTTTCTTGCAGAGCTCGACGTTTCTTTCGCAGTTTTTCACGAATATCTCTGAAACAGAAGATTTGTTTACAACACAGCCAGAGGAGCTAACGCTAGCTTTGGATAGCCAGCTGAAAGTATCATCTCAGAGACGTAAAGGCTTTCTACACTCAAGTGGTTAAGTTAATATATCATATAGTTAATATGACCGTCTTCAGAACCAAGAAGGAAACAGATAAACTTACCCTGGAGAGGCCATGATGGGTTTCTTTACAATAAATTGAGCATAAAGCGACTTGAAGTTGTGGTTTAGTCCGCATCAAACCCGGCTTACTTCACACAATATTACACCGACATTCGTATCACCTGGTCctgacttttcattttttcgAGGGAGTTATTTTCTCCATCATTACTGAGCAAACGAGCACCGTTATCGCTGCCTAGTAACGGGATAAACTACTTCTCAACCGAACATGAAAATTACCGCCGATGCTTCCAAAGTTTCTCCCATTTGTCGATTTCCATTCGTCAAATCGGCCATCAATCAAAGAACACAGTGACGCCCATTACGGAGTCCGAGAAGCCCAAAACAAGAGAATcgaaaaaaagaaactatatatattttttaaactacgtAAACTGTATTTGGTGATGAATAGTATGTTTGTAGTGCTATGTCATGTTATCATAGATATTATATGTTTGTACAAATATAGAGATTTTAATGTTTCGTgtatattttgatgttttcataattattttccattttctatTAGATGTCACTCTTTATGTACGTGTATTTTGTTTAACATAAACAACCGTCATGTATTATGTCGTTGTTTGTTTGACTTAATGTGTAAATTGTGCAGTGTTaattaaaggttttttaaaccatgaaacagaaaacaaaaaccataTCATGTTTTTTCTCCCCCCAAGTTATTGTTTTTGGGTTAATTTCTAATAGAACATTACTTCAgattttatttagcttttcatttgaataattatGATGATAATACCTTATTTATATTTCATAGATAAGTCTCAACGGGCTTTACAATTAAAACAAGGCAAGAAAGTAGAAACGAATGCAAAGATACACAAAtgataaaacacataaataaagcaaataaacagataaaaaagacccaaacaaaaattaaacacatagatcaataaaacagtaaaaagtatCAACCAATTAGAACTATTATTATATCACAcatcaattattattttcattattattatttcatgttttgtattttgaagCTTGTATTATGTTTGTATATTTGGctggttgttgtttctcagaAACTTTGTGTACTGTGCTTCTGCCTGTCTTGGTAATCTACCTTTCATTGAGTTTTCTTCTGGCTAAATAAGGTTAAATAGtctacataaaaataaaataaactaatgaTTTACTCTCGCAATGTTGTACAGGAGAACAGATCAAAACAAGCTCCAATTGTGTCaacaatatttattatttattataatcgATCTTGCATTTAAATCAGAGACCTATTAAgctaataaaacaatactatTTCAAATCAGTAGATATGTCTCTACAGTAATAATATATTATACAGCAGTACAAACACTTGTACAAAAATAGAGTTTGACCtttgtgtaataaaacaactttGACCCAAAGTGTCTGTTATGTGCTTTCCAGGATCTATGAATAGTCATCTGCCAGTGTGTCAAAGTAGTTAGAATCTGCATAAAGAAGGAAGCCAGAGAATAAGCTGTCAGCCCAGCCCGGGTCTGCAAACAAACCATTCTGGTCTTTGAAGAAGATCTCCAACCACACCTCATCCTCTGGGTTGAGGTACATCACAGTGGACCCTGATGCTACATCATGATTCCCCGTGTTGGCATCGAAGGTTTTGATGCGATACTGACCGTTCTGAACCAGACCGATGGCCAGGTGTTTGTTGGCCAGTGTAATGTCATAGGAGAAGTAATAAATGCCTGGGTATGCACAGATGTACTTCCCTGTCTGTGGGTTGTAGTGCCCGCCCTCATTAAACAGCACCTTGTTGAACTTGATGGGAGTTTTCTCTGCAGGGTAGCTGCTGGTAATCCCCACAGAGAAGGCAGATTTAGGCAGCAGGCTGCCACACTTGCAGGTTCCTGCAGTTCCAGGCGTCCCTCGTGCACCTTTGTCTCCCTTATCTCCTTCACGACCAGCAGGACCAAGCAATCCCACGTCTCCATTCTCTCCTGTGGGGCCTCTTTTACCTGCAGGGCCACGCTCACCTCGAGCTCCAATTTTACCTGTTGGGCCAACTCTGCCCTTTAACCCTGGAACAGAAAGATCATTGAATTGACATTTCTGCCCAGAGTATATTAATTTTGCCAGTTctcttccttttgtttgtgtgtcagtttcTCACTTTAAATGAGCTGTCAATGGAAACATTAAACCCCACCCAATGTCATGCATTAAGTCAACCTTGGAGCGAAGCCACTTGACTTTTGAAAGCACATTTTTGCTTGATTCATTCACACTTTCTTATAACCAGCCCACTACAGCGTAAATACTCTGTAGCTAGGAGACACTGTGAATCACTGTATGTCAAGGCAAAGACAGTTGGATATTCGATGTAGTTTTATGTCTATGAAGGTGTTTGGCTGAATTACTGCTTCCACACATAATGGAAAACTAAAGGTgccaaagtttatttttcactgACAGATTTCTTATACTTCAGACTGCACACATGAAATGAACCCATCCATTCTTGTCAAATATTTTGTATAACTTTATGGCACCTTTACCTGTAGgacttttgaaatgtttgcatgactcaaaaagtatttttgatgGTCAGTGTGCTCCTGCAGTGCCATGGAGGTTTTTACAAAGTTTGGGAACGGGTCATCACTAATTGGTTGTGTGGGTTACTGTTGTGAGATATGGAGGacggaaaaaaattaaaatatttggcCACACTTTAATTGATACAATCTGATCCTAATAGACATTTCTGTTtcaatatttctttctttctattaatttacttttgttttattttattattagttATCTTCCTTACAAGATTCTCCTTTCTGTATATTTGATTATTTGGATGATTGTTTGATCATTAACATAATGAAGAAGAAATGCATAAAGATATGTtgaagaaaataacaaagtaacagaaagaacaaaggaaataaatgaacagaaaatgaaTTACTAAATGAATAAtattctaaagtttgtttttggatGGTAGAGAGCAGCCCACATATGGTTGAAAGATCATAAAAAAGCCAGTAAATGTACTTTGTTATCTCAACGAGGTCGGCTACTGGAAACATCTTTGTGAAATTTGTGGAAAATGTAGGAAGGCGTATAGGAAGAACCTATAATACTTTGGACATCATCTTTTTTATGCTCATGAAAAAGTTAAAGTGTAGGAGACAATATTTGACAGATCAATAGATAAGGTGCTAGgtgtttttctgttgaaaaaataataaaacattttagtgtaaaaaaaaagaaaaagttaaagtgtaaaaaaatatttgtaagtGTTATTACAAAACtgcaatgttgattttttttcttgcatgagATGATTTTAAAACTACATTTAGGCTAATTAAGCTATATCAAAGTGGGAATGATGTtctgaatatcagcactgctgtgattggGTCGTAGGCAAGAGGCTGATATTCAGTATTGTTTTAATACAGCACTTATTAAACAAGTGGCCAATAGTGGTCAACAACTactctgtgctgtttgtctccatGGTTACCAAAGAAGAGCTACATTGTTTTATGTACATCTGTATATTTATAGTTATTATGCAGATAGtgaaattaaactaatgtgatTCTGAGGGGTCATATGttttaatgaagacaaaaatcCTTCTGCTGTAATCTTAATGAACTGTAACTGCATGAGACTCAAATATCAGCACTCATGAAATGCCTTTTGTGAATTTGATTATTTGGTTAAACTAACTTTTGTATCGTGATACTTTTATACTTATCACAAATGAATgttaataatgaaaaatgtacaGGTACACAATAATTATACAGCTGCGAGCATGATGCTTCATTTAGGCACACCTTTGTGTTAAGTGTATTTTGACATGATATGGTGTCTAGTGTCCTTCTTTCTTAAACGACCATGATAGTGTGTGGGAGTCAGATGCTTAAAGGCCTGTTTACACTGATTTGAGATTTACCTTAAGGCCTGCAGTGGGTGCTAATCTAAACAACTCCTGTATTTCATAACCGTGATATTAATGGCAATACATTTTTCTGTGGGATTCTGTTCATCGTCTGGACGCCACATATGAGTCCTGCACAGATGCCAGGTAGGGAAACTTTTCAGTGCCAGCTTTACCCTGGCACAGAGTGGTAGTAGAATTTTATCGGCACatgttatgtttttatattataccttcttctcccttttctccctTTTCACCCTTCCTGCCATCTCTGCCATCTCTTCCCGGGATACCCACATTCCCATCTGCTCCCGGAGGCCCGCTGTGGCCCGGTTTGCCAGGTGGGCCGGGTGATCCGGGGACGCTGCAGATCAGACGAGGCGCTCCTTTCATTTTGTTGTCAAACAGCTGTCCAAAGACACAGTGGCACAGACACACTACTCCCATCAATGTCCACATCTTCACATCTGGAAATatacaaacagcagcattaagAGAACATCTACGGCGGCTCTCTGAtgtgatgaaaacaaatgtcagGATTATTTCTGCTCAAattgaacaaaacattttgtgttttcaggtgtgAGTTTTTGTGCTGCCAGAGGTTCTGATTAGAAGTGGAAGCCTGTAATCAGTTTCATGATGCAATTAAACACTTAGAGTGGAGTTGtgaaaaacacatctgtgaTCCAGTACAGCATGAGATCAGAACCGACTCTTATAATGAGAAGCAATCTGGATGTTACTGTCTCGCGCTGATGTTCTCATCCACCACAGGCTCACATGTGAGAGACTTCAAACTAAAACCTTGTCTCTGTTCCAAAACATTCCCATGTTATGACATAACATCCAGCACAATCTGTGTCAGGGGAACATAATCATGGAGCacttgaacagacagaaacactaCAGGATCTCAACATATAACCCTACAGGAAATAATAATGAGGTCAAAAGTAGAGAAACAGAGATAAAGATCCAGCAGAGGTTGTGTAAGAAGATCCACCTggaaaaacatttcagatgttTCCAGATTCCTTCAGAATGACATCGATTAAAACTTGACAATGGGATTAGTCGATCTGATTAATACACACATGTTTGTTCTTTGCATATTTGCCCCATGTGGGCGTGAGAATGTGAGTTGTGCATCTGCTCTTTCGGCCTGCTGTCCGTGGCTGATGGGGCGTcggaacatgtgtgtgaaggttTTCAGAGGAAGATCACCACTCTGtctgtcttaaaaaaaataactgtgtgtctttgttgcaACATGATTTCTTTGCCATTACACATTTAGTTTGTCTGGCAGTGAGAGATGCCAGCACGTCAGACAAATAATGTGCTTACTACGAGACAATAAACGGacggactcacacacacacacatagacatgaACAAGCTGAGCCTGTTCTGGGAAACGCACAGTCCCTCTGCTCCACTtatgttgcatgtttttgatttttaaaggcTAGTGAACTGGTCACAGAGCCAGTGTGAGGTCCTGGGGGAGAGGAAACCCCGCCCGCCTTTTCTGCTCTGACTGCAGCAATGATGTAAGCATCAGTAAAGTCGCTATTATTAAGAAATGGTGCTCTTTTTACACAGACGTGTGCATGAGGACAAACAACAAATGCAATGCAATAAATGCACTCAAACATTAAAATTATTACAAATCGACTTGGAATTCTGTCGCAATAGAACCTCTGCAAAAAGAAATCCCCCTTTTGCCAGTGAACAGGTGGTGCATTAGTGGATAACTGTGTTCGGCCCTTCTTCACTGAAAAATGTCTGTGTCCACTTTAAGCAATGGCAGCCTCTGAGATGGCCTCTAGGTGTTTCTAATTCATGTCAGGCACAAGGCTCACAAAAGTCCCCGGTGCAATAAGTCACTCAGTGCAATATGCATTTCAaaagaaatcattttttctttttcatcttctgTAAGCAGGATCATTGACTATCATAAAAATGTAGATAAATATATGCACATATATTTAGAGTCATGCCTAATCATGGGCTGAAGTGTACACAAACACTGACGGGTATTGGCAAAGTAATTCAAAgtatttcttcttcatgtgataAGGAAATTCAACAGTTGTGCATCACTTTTTGTAATACTGTGAATAAGAATGTTTTGTGCCGGTCTATAAAAATACAGCAGGGATTACAGTTGCAGCTGTGTGATCAGTGTTCTTACCCCT from Labrus mixtus chromosome 3, fLabMix1.1, whole genome shotgun sequence carries:
- the LOC132956214 gene encoding complement C1q tumor necrosis factor-related protein 7; translated protein: MNSCKQRDVKMWTLMGVVCLCHCVFGQLFDNKMKGAPRLICSVPGSPGPPGKPGHSGPPGADGNVGIPGRDGRDGRKGEKGEKGEEGLKGRVGPTGKIGARGERGPAGKRGPTGENGDVGLLGPAGREGDKGDKGARGTPGTAGTCKCGSLLPKSAFSVGITSSYPAEKTPIKFNKVLFNEGGHYNPQTGKYICAYPGIYYFSYDITLANKHLAIGLVQNGQYRIKTFDANTGNHDVASGSTVMYLNPEDEVWLEIFFKDQNGLFADPGWADSLFSGFLLYADSNYFDTLADDYS